TGACGCCGCGAGCCTTCGCGAGAAGGTAGACCTGAAGGCCGTCGGCGAGCGCCTCGACGAGCTCGGCAACATGCGCAGTCTTGAGGCTCTGTGCGAGAAAGCGTGGCTGCTGAAGGTCGCCGGCCAGCTCGACGATGCCCTCGATGCCGCGAACGCCGCCGTGCGACTCGCGAGGTTCACGGGCAACCGCCGCGACCTCATGAGACCGCGGATGCTGCGCGCGCAGGTTCTGCAGTTTCGCGCTGAGTTCGAGCCCGCCCTTCATGAGCTGAACTCCCTCATCGAAGAGGCGCACACGCACGAGTGGATGCTGTACGAGGCGTTCGCTCTGCAGCACAGGGGCAAGGTGTACTTCGATCAGAAGGAGTACGAGCTCGCACTCGAGGACTTCCGCACCGCGGTTCAGCTGCGGAGGGACGCCGGGGCGTCTGAGGAGCAGATCGAGTCATCGCTCATTGCGATTCGGGCTGCGGAGTCGCACCTTTCGCTGTAGCCGGAGCGTTGCGCGGCGCGATCGAGCGCGCAATGTCGGTGACGTGCCATACCGTTAAGCCATGGCAGATCTTGGTCGAGTCAGAGTATGGGCTGACGCGCTCATCTCTCTGCATCTCGACGCGTCGTGGAGCTTCGCGTTCGACAATGCGAAGAAGCGTGCCGGGCTGTGCAATTTCACCGCGAAGCGCATCTCGGTCTCGCGATATCTCGCGTCGCGGTACGACGACGACGAGATCCATCAAGTGCTTCTGCACGAGGTCGCGCACGCGCTTGCCGGTCCGAAAGCCGGGCACGGCCCCTCGTGGAAGCGCATCGCCAGAGACATCGGGTACGTCGGGCAGCGACTGCACCGCGGTCAGATCGCGGATGAGCTCGCACCGTGGGTCGGCGAATGTCCGCGCGGCCACCGCCTGTATCGCTACCGGGCTCCCACCAGGCGCGCCTCGTGCGGCGAGTGCTCTCGCCGGTTCGACCCGGCATTCGAGATCGTCTGGACGAAGCGTGTCATTTCGCCCGATGCGCGGCGCAAGGCGGCCCTCAGCGCCTCGTGACGCGGTCAGTCTCGCCGGAACGCGAGCGGGTCGGCGAGCAGCGGGGCGAACGCGAGCTCGGCGGCGCCGATCATGACGCGCCGCGATCGAAGCCGGGCGCGCGCGAGCACGACGGATCGCGAGTGCGCCGACATGGAGCGGAGCGTGAGCTCACCGCCCAGACGCTCGTCTGACACCGTCAGCAGCGCACCGAGATAGCCGCCGAGAACGACGACCTCGGGGTCGAAGATGTTCACGAGGTTCGAGAGCGCGATGGAGAGAAACCCGAGTTGGCGCCGCACCTCTTCGAGCACGGCCTGGTCCCGGGTCACTCCCAGTTCGATGTCGAGCTCGTGCTCGTCTGCGCGCGTCAGCCCGAGCAGCCGCAGCAGGCTCTCGAGATTGACCTCGGTCTCAAGGCATCCCGTGCGGCCGCAGTGGCAGCGTGTGCCGTTGCTGTTGACCATGACGTGCCCGAGCTCGCCGGCGAACCCGGACGTTCCGCGCAGCGGCTGACCGTCGATGATCACTCCGCCGCCGATGCCCGACGCACTGCCGTCGACGAAGACGAGATCTTTGGCCCCCTTCGCCGCGCCGAACAGGTTCTCGGCGATCGCACCGACCGTCGCGTCGTTGGCGATGAAGACGGGAAGCTGAAACGCCTGCGCCATGGGGGTCGCAAGGTCGACGTCTTTCCAGCGCAGCTGAGGGGCGTTGACGATCCGCCCGCTCGCCGCGCTCACGAGCCCTGGCACGGCCACGCCGACGCCGACAAGGTCGTACGACTGCTCGATCTCGCCCCGCATGCCTTCGACGATGGAATGCGCCGCACGCACAGCCTCGGCGGGGCTGGGAATGCGTGAGCTGTCGAAGCGCACGCTTCTGATGATCTCTCCGCCGAGGCCGATGAGCCCGATCGCGACGCTGTTGTGCTCGGGGTTGACGGTGATCGCCGAGAGGCGCGGCTCTGGGTGCACGCGAAGACTCGGCCGGCCGATCTGGCCGACAACGGTCTCGGGCTCACCCTCATAGGCGAGTCCCGCCTCCACGAGCTCGGCGACCAGCACAGCGATCGTCGAGCGGTTGAGACCTGTTTGCCGTGTGAGCTCTGCCCGACTGCACCCGCCGTTGCGGTGCAGAATCTGCATGAGCATCGACAGGTTGAACCGGCGAAGCTGATCGTTGCTGGTTCGGGAACCAGAAGAGGGAGCAGCGCGATCCGGCACGACGGCCTCGCGATGGGTCATCGCGCTGCTCCCCTCTGATCCACTTTTTGCGTTCAAGCCCCTTCGAGACTATCCGGCGCTGCCGCGCTTCTTGTTGAAGATATCGAAGGCGACCGCAAGCAGAAGCACAAGTCCCTTGATGGCCATCTGCCACGCAGCATCCACCGAGAGAATCGACAGTCCCATGTTGAGCACGCCCATGACGAGCGCACCGATCACGGCACCGACGACCGTTCCGACGCCGCCTGTGACGGCCGCACCGCCGATGAACACGGCAGCGATGGCGTCGAGCTCGTAGTTCGTACCGGCCGAGGCGACCGCTCCGCCGGCTCGCGCCGTCGAGACGACTCCGGCGAGACCGGCGAGAAGACCCATGTTCGTGAGGATGAAGAAGTCGATCCACTTGGTCTTCACACCACTCATCATCGCCGCGAAGCGGTTGCCGCCAATCGCGTACACGTGGCGCCCGAACACCGTGTTGCGCAGCAGGAAGGTGTACGCCAAGATCAGCACCGCGAGAATGATGAGAATGTACGGCGTGCCCGCGTAATCGCTCAGCAGCCACGCGAGAGCGAGAATCGCCACCGACGCGATCCCCAGCTTGATCCAGAACGAGACGAGAGGCTCGCGAACCAGGTCGAGGCGGCGCTGCGCAGCGCGAGCACGCGCCTGCTGCAGCACCAGAAGGGCGACGGCGACGACGCCGAAGACGAGAGTGAGAACGTCACGCCCGCCGAGTTCGCCGAGCCAGCCCGGGAACCAGCCCGCGCCGATCGCGACGAAGCCCTCGGGAAGACCACTGATCGTTCCGCCGGTCAGCAGCACGAGCGTGAGACCGCGGAACAAGAGCATTCCCGCGAGCGTCACGATGAACGCCGGAATCCCCACGAACGCGACCCAGAATCCTTGCCACGCGCCGACGAGCGCTCCGACGGCGATGGCGACGATCGCGGCGAGCCACCACGGCAGGCCCCACTGCTGAATCGCGATCGCCGAGATGGCTCCGACCATGGCGACTACCGAGCCGACAGACAGATCGATGTGCCCGCCGATGATCACGATGACCATGCCGACGGCGAGAATCAGCACGTAGGCGTTCTGCTGAATGAGGTTGTTGATGTTGCCGGGGAACAGCAGCCGGCCGTCGGTCAGAACCTGGAACAGCACGATGATGATCGCCAGTGCGGCGAGAATCCCGTACTGCCTCAGGTTGACCGAGATCGTCGGCCGCTTGCGCGGCTTCTTCTCCGGCGCCGGCGTCTTGGGCGCCGTCATTGTCGAGGTGCTCATGCCCTCAGTCCTTTCCCGCTGTCATGTACTCCATGAGCACTTCCTGCGTTGCATCGGCGCGAGCAACCTCGCCCGTGAGCCGTCCTTCGGATATTGCGTAGATTCGGTCGGCCAGCCCCAGCAGCTCGGGCAGCTCCGATGAGATGACGACGACGGCCTTTCCCTGCGCCGCCAGCTCATTGATGATTCCGTAGATCTCGTACTTCGCACCCACGTCGATGCCGCGCGTGGGCTCGTCGAGAAACAGCACGTCGGGCCCCGTGAAGATCCACTTGGAGAGCACGACCTTCTGCTGGTTTCCACCCGAGAGCTTTCCCGTGATCGCCGAGACCGACGGCGCCTTGATGTTCATCTTCTCTCGGTACGAATCCGCGACCTTGTGCTCGCGATTGCGGTCAACGACGCCCGCGCGCGAGAGTTTCGCCAGGGCTGCAGACGAGACGTTCTCCGAGATGTCCTTGATCAGGTTGAGGCCATAGCGTTTGCGGTCTTCTGTCGCGTACGCGATGCCGTGGCTGATCGCCTCTCCGACCGATCGCGCCTGGATCTCTGTGCCGTTCTTGTAGATGCGCCCCGAGATCCGCGTGCCGTATGAGTGCCCGAAGACGCTCATGGCCAGCTCGGTTCGCCCGGCGCCCATGAGGCCGGCAAAGCCCACGATCTCTCCGGCGCGCACCGAGAAGGATGCTCCGTCGACAACCTTTCGGCTCGTGTCGACGGGGTGATACACGGTCCAGTCCTCGACGCGCAGCACTTCGTCCCCGATATCGGGATCGCGCGGCGGGAAGAGGTTGTTGAGATCGCGACCGACCATGGAGCGGATGATGCGGTTCTCTGTCGCGTCGGGCTCCGACATCGAGAACGATTCGATCGTCTTGCCGTCTCTGATGATCGTGACGCTGTCGGCAATGCGCTTAATCTCTCTGAGCTTGTGCGAGATGATGATGCTCGTGATGCCCTGGTCGCGCAGCTGCTCGATCAGACCCAGCAGGTGCGCCGAGTCTTCGTCGTTGAGGGCCGCTGTCGGCTCGTCGAGAATCAGCAGCTTCACGTTCTTCGAGAGCGCCTTCGCGATCTCCACGAGCTGCTGCTTGCCCACTCCCAGCTCGAGCACGGGCGTTGAGGGGTTCTCGCGCAGGCCGACGCGGGCGAGCAGCTTTGCCGCCTCGGCATTCGTCGAGTTCCAGTCGATGACGCCGCGCGTCTGCTGCTCGTTTCCGAGAAAGATATTCTCGGCGATGGAGAGGTAGGGGCTGAGGGCAAGCTCCTGGTGAATGATGACGATGCCGTCGCGCTCGCTGTCGTTGATGGAGCGGTAGCCGACGTCGTGGCCGTCGAACTGGATGCTGCCCGTGTACGTTCCGGCGGGGTACACACCGCTCAGCACCTTCATGAGCGTCGACTTTCCTGCGCCGTTCTCGCCGCAGATGCCGTGGACCTCGCCGCGGTGAACGTCGAGCGAGACGCCGTCGAGCGCCTTCACCTGACCGAACGAGATGGCGATGTCCGACATCGTCAGAATGCTTGATGACTGCATAGGGACTTCTTTCCGTGTCAAGGGAGAGGGAACGGATGCGGCCGGTGCGCGTGCACCGGCCGCATCACGATCACAGTCCGACGTCAGAGGCGTCGATGAAGCCCGAGTCGATCAGCTTCTCCTGGACATTCTCCTTCGTCACGACCTGCGGCTCGAGCAGGTACGAGGGAACGACCTTCTTTCCGTTGTCGTAGGTCTCGGTGTCGTTGACCTCGACCTCGTCGCCGGCGATGATCGCCATGATCATGTCGCGCACGGTGTCGCCGAGCTGGCGCGTGTCCTTCCAGACGGTCATGGACTGCTCGTCGTCGAGGATCGCCTTGACGTTTGCCTTGTCAGCATCCTGTCCCGTGATCAGCGGATAGTCCTCGCCCGGGGTGTAACCGGCGGACTTGAGCGATGCCTCGATGCCGATCGCGAGGCTGTCGTTCGGCGACAGCACGACGTCGACCTTCTCGTCGCCCGTGTAGAACGATGTCAGGCGGTTGTCCATCTCGGCCTGCGCCTTGTCAGACGCCCAGCCCTGGATGCCGATGGAGGCCCAGTCGTCGTTCGACTTCGGTGCCTTGCCGCTCGGAACCTCGAGCTGACCGTTCTCGACGTAGGGAAGAAGAACGTCCCATGCGCCCGAGAAGAAGAACTTCGCGTTGTTGTCGTCGGGGCTGCCCGCGAACGGCTCGAGGTTGAACGGGCCCTCGCCGTCGGCGAGACCCAGCTGCTCCTCGATGAACTCGCCCTGCAGCTGGCCCACGCGGTAGTTGTCGAACGTCGCGTAGTAGTCGACGTCTTCTGTGCCGTTGATCAGCCGGTCATACGAGATCACGACGGCGTCCTGCGTCTTCTTGGCCTCGCTCAGAACGGGAGAGAGAACTTCTCCGTCGATGGGAGCGACGACGAGAATCTTCGCGCCTCCGGCGATCTGGTTCTGAATCTGGCTGATCTGCTTGTTCGTCTTGTTGTCTGCGTACTGCAGGTCGACGGTGCAGCCTTCGTCCTTGAGGAGCTTCTCGAGGTGCTCGCCGTCGTTGATCCAGCGCTCGAGCGAACGCGTGGGCATCGAGATGCCGACGTTGCAGTCGACGGCGCCGCCTTCGGTCGAGCCTTCGGCCTCAGACGAGCATGCGGCGAGACCCGCAGCCATGAGTCCGACGGCCCCGAGGGCGAGGACCTTCTTGGTGATGGACATGTGTTGATTTCCTCTCTGAAATGCGATCACGTCGTCAGCCGCGCACGGGAGCAATTCGCGGTGCCTCTGCTCGCTTTCGATCCGTTGTTGCGGGGTCTGCATCGAACGCGGCTTTGTTGACGGAGAAAACATAGCCGAGATTCTTCGCTTTGTCTACGCCGCCAACAAAGAGAATCCGGTGCAGCTTCGGCGGATTGCAGGGTCAAACTCGCTCGAGAAGCGCAATCTGGCGTGAAAAACCTTTTGTTGCGTTACGCACCAAAGGCGCGTGCGTGATCTTCGAAACTGCACGGGTGAGCGACGGCGGCCCGACGTCGGCCGTGGGTGGGGGCGGACGCCGGACGGTCCTGCTTCGCAGCGGGGCTTTTGCGAACAGCATCCGTGCTCTAATATGTTGTGTAGATCGACAAATCATCGATGGTGCTGACACAGACGGAGTTTTTCATGAGCCTCACCCCCACACGCGACGACAAGTTCTCGTTCGGACTCTGGACGATCGGATACAACGGAACCGACCCCTTCGGCGGCCCGACCCGCGCTCCCCTCGACGTTGTTCACGGCGTCGAGAAGCTCAGCGAGCTGGGTGCGTACGGGCTCACCTTCCACGACGATGACCTCTTCGCCTTCGGGTCGACCGACGCCGAGCGCCAGACGCAGATCGACCGCCTCAAGCAGGCCCTCGCCGACACCGGAATCGTCGTTCCAATGGTCACGACGAACCTGTTCTCGGCTCCCGTCTTCAAAGATGGCGGCTTCACCTCAAACGATCGCGCCGTGCGCCGCTTCGCCCTGCGCAAAGTGCTGCGCAACATTGACCTCGCTGCCGAACTGGGCGCGAAGACGTTCGTCATGTGGGGCGGCCGCGAGGGCGCAGAGTACGACACCGCGAAAGACGTTCAGGCCGCCCTCGAGCGCTACCGCGAGGCCGTCAACCTGCTCGGTCAGTACGTGACCGACAAGGGGTACGACATCCGCTTCGCCATCGAGCCCAAGCCGAACGAGCCCCGCGGTGACATTCTGCTGCCGACGCTCGGCCACGCACTCGCATTCATCGAGACGCTTGAGCGCCCAGAGCTCGTCGGCATCAACCCCGAGGTCGGCCACGAGCAGATGGCGGGCCTCAACATGACAGCGGGCATCGCGCAGGCGCTGTACCAGGGCAAGCTGTTCCACATCGACCTCAACGGCCAGCGCGGCATCAAGTACGACCAGGACCTCGTGTTCGGCCACGGCGACCTGCAGAACGCGTTCTCGCTCGTCGACCTGCTCGAGAACGGCGGCCCGAACGGTGGCCCCGCGTACGACGGGCCGCGCCACTTCGACTACAAGCCGAGCCGCACAGAAGACGAGTCGGGCGTGTGGGAATCGGCCGCCGCGAACATGCGCACGTACCTGCTGCTCAAGGAGCGCGCTGCAGCGTTCCGCGCCGATCCCGAGGTGCAGGAGGCGCTGAAGGCCGCACGCGTCGACGAACTGTCGACGCCGACGCTGGGCGACGGCGAGAGCTACGACGCCCTGCTCGCGGACCGCACGTCGTTCGAGGACTTCAACGCCGACGCCTACTTCAACGGCAAGGGTTTCGGCTTCGTGAAACTGCAGCAGCTGATGGTCGAGCACCTCATGGGCGCCCGCGGCTAGCAGCATCCGATGTGTCGTGCGCGACCGTTCCCAGGCGAGCGAGCGGAGCGGTCGCGCGCGGCATCCACTTGTCACGAGAGGCACACACATGGCGCTGGTCGCGGGAGTCGATTCGTCGACGCAGAGTTGCAAGATCGTCATTCGGGATGCTGCGACGGGCGCCGTCGTGCGCCGGGGTCGCGCCTCGCACCCCGAGGGAACAGAAGTCGCACCCGCCGCGTGGTGGACGGCGCTGCGCGAGGCCATCGCCGACGGCGGCGGACTCGCGGATGTGTCGGCGATCTCGGTCGCCGGTCAGCAGCACGGAATGGTCGCGCTCGACGCCGAGGGAAACGTGATTCGCGATGCGCTGCTGTGGAACGACACGCGCAGCGCCGACGCCGCTCGCGACCTCATCGCCGAGGTCGGTGCCGAGGAATACGCGCGTCGGGTCGGCGTCGTTCCCGTCGCCTCGTTCACCGCGTCGAAGCTGCGCTGGCTGCGCGATGCCGAGCCGGAGAACGCACGTCGTGTTGCCGCGGTCGCGCTGCCGCACGACTGGCTGACGTGGCGGCTGCGCGGATACGGTCCCGCCGGAGACTCCCCCCTCGGCCCCGATCTCAGTCAGCTGACAACGGATCGCTCCGATGCCTCGGGAACCGCGTACTGGTCAGCCGAGCGCGGTGAATACGACACGGAGCTCTTCGAGCTCGCTCTCGGCCACAGCGCTGTTCTGCCCCGCGTCCTCGCCCCCGGAGAGACGGCGGGCACGACTCCCGAGGGCGTCGTCGTGGGAGCGGGCGCCGGCGACAACGCCGGCGCCGCGCTTGGCCTGGGCGCGGTATCGGGAGACGTCATTGTCTCGATCGGCACCTCGGGGACCGTCTTCGCGGTCACCGACACACCGGCGCGCGATGCCTCCGGCACCGTCGCAGGTTTCGCGTCCGCGGACGGCGCGTACCTTCCGCTCATCGCAACCCTCAACGCCGCGCGGATTCTCGACGCGGTCGCGCGGCTGCTCGACGTCGACCACGCCGCGCTCGGCGAACTCGCACTCGACGCCGAACCTGGCGCGAACGGGCTCGTGCTCCAGCCCTACTTCGAAGGCGAGCGCACGCCCAACCTGCCGAATGCCACGGCGACGCTCTTCGGCATGACGCTGAGTTCGGCCACCCGCCCGAACCTCGCTCGCGCCGCCGTCGAAGGTCTCCTCTGCGGACTCGCCGACGGCCTCGATGCAGTGCGCAGCCAAGGCGTCGACTCCGGCCGCATCCTCATGGTCGGCGGCGCTGCGCAGAACCCCGCCGTGCAGCAGATCGCCGCGCAGGTCTTCGATGTCCCCGTCGTCGTGCCCGAACCAGGCGAGTACGTCGCCGACGGGGCTGCCGCGCAGGCGGCATGGGCTCTTGCGGGCGAGCGCCCCTCGTGGCCTGTCTCGATCAGCGCGACGCCCGCTCCCGACCACCGCGGCGTGATCAGAAAGCAGTACGCCGAACGCGCCTGATTCACGACCCCGCATCGTGGCTTGGTAACGTTTCCTCACGCACTGTTCCGAGGAGAGCGATGGCGCCCGACACGCACAGGGGTCGCAGTGGCCCGACACACCCGACGATGAAGCACGTCGCCGCGCTTGCCGGGGTCGGGCTCTCCACCGTGTCCCGCGTCGTCAACGGCGACCCCCATGTCAGCGCCGCGAAAAGCGCTGCCGTGCACCGGGCGATCGACGAGCTGGGCTACCGCCGCAACGAGTCAGCCAGGCAGTTCCGCACGGGGGCCACCGAGACCGTCGGTCTTGTGATCGAAGACGTGACGGACCCGTTCTTCTCGCAGCTCACGCAGTCCGTCGAAGATGTCGCGCGGGATCGCGGCTCAATGCTCCTTGTCGCTTCTTACCGGCGCGAGAACGACCGCGCACGCCAGATCGTCAACTCTCTCAGCGCGCGTCGCCTCGAGGGCATCGTCGTCACCCCATCGGAACGCGGTGACGTGAGCTACTACGCCACGGCTCTCGACTCCGGGCTGCAGATGGTTTTCGTCGATCGTCCTGCCCCCGGCGACATTGCGGATGCTGTCATCAGCGACAACCGCGCGAGCAGCCGTGACGGTGTCGCGCACTTGATCGCGCAAGGGCATCGTCGAATCGCGTGTCTCACCGACCGGGCGCACCTGTACACCGTCGTCGAGCGCCTCGGCGGCTACCGCGAAGCCCTCACGGCCGCCGGAATCACGTACGATCCCGCGCTCGTGCACTCCTCCGTGCCCGAAGACGGACAGCATCGTGTCGCGCTCGCACGGATGCTGGATTCGGGCGATCCACCCACGGCCATCTTCACGTGCAACAACCGCGCGACCCTCAGTGTGCTCGGCGCTCTCAGGCATCGCCCCGAGACGCCGGCGCTTCTGGGCTTCGACGACTTCGAGCTCGCCGAATCGCTCACCCCGGGGCTCTCGGTGATCGCCCAGGACCCGTTCGCCATGGGGCGCATCGCAACCGAGCAGCTGTTCCAGCGCATCGACGGGTACCGGGGCCCTGCGCGCACGACGCTCCTGCCCGCGACGCTGCGCGCTCGCGGCTCGGCCGAGCGGGGCCCCGAGCACTGAGTTGCGCCGCCGCAAACAGTAGGGCCGACATCACGATTCAGTAATCACCTGCCCGCTCGACTTGCGTTTGGCAACGTTTTCAGATTTGAATATGAGAAACCGAAGAACTCGGCTTTGCACAGTTCCAATGGAGGAAGCACCATGCGCAAGAGGATGTCCATTCTGGCCGGCGCGCTCGCCGTCGGCCTCGCACTCACGGGGTGCTCGTCAGGAGGATCCGGAGGATCCGACCCAGACAACCCCGACCAGGTCGAGGTCTTCACCTGGTGGGCCTCCGGCTCAGAGAAAGCCGGACTCGACGCTCTCGTCGAAGAGTTCAACTCCCAGTACCCCGACATCGAGTTCATCAACGCAGCGGTCGCGGGCGGCGCCGGATCGAACGCCAAGGCCGCGCTCGCGTCACGCCTCGAGTCGGGCAACCCGCCCGACACGTTCCAAGCGCACGCCGGTGCCGAGCTGTCCGACTACATCGCCGCAGAGCAGATCCAGGACCTCAGTAATCTGTACGACGAGCTCGGCCTGAAAGACGTGTTCCCGGCAGATCTCATTGAGCGACTAACGGTCGACGGAAAGATCTACTCGGTTCCGAGCAACATCCACCGTGCCAACGTCACGTGGGTGAACACCGAGGTGCTCGAGAGCGCCGGAATCGACCCGATGAAGGCTCCGGAGTCGATCGATGCCTGGATCAGCGACCTCCAGAAGGTCAAGGACTCCGGCGTTGACGCTCCCCTGGCCATCGGCACCGAGTGGACGCAGATGCAGTTGCTCGAGAACGTGCTCATCGCAGACCTGGGCGCAGAGGGATACGCGGGCCTCTGGGACGGCTCGACGGCGTGGGACAGCGATGGCGTGAAGACGGCCGTCGACCACTACGACCAGCTCATGAACTTCGTCAACCAGGACTACGCGGGACTCGACTGGGATGCCGCATCGCAGATCGTCATCGACGGCAACGCTGCGTACAACGTCATGGGCGACTGGGCTGAAGCTGCTTTCACCCAGGCCGGGCAGACCTGGGGCACCGAGTACACGACGTGGCCGACGCCAGGCACCGACGGCGTCTTCGACTTCCTCGCCGACTCGTTCACGCTGCCCGTCGGCGCGCCGCACGAAGAAGCAGCAACGGACTGGCTGACCACCATCAGCTCGGCTGAGGGCCAGAAGGCGTTCAACACGGTGAAGGGCTCGATCCCCGCTCGCACCGACGCCGACCCGGCCGACTACGGCGAGTACCAGCAGAGCGCCATGGAGTCGTTCGCGAACGACACCATCGTGAGCTCGCTCGCACACGGTGCGGCAGCGCCGATCGCTTGGTCGAGCGACATCTCATCCGCCGTCGGCAAGTTCGGTTCTGACCGAGACAAGGATGCCCTGATCCAGGCGCTCGTCGCAGCGGCTGAATCAGCGCTGTCCTGAACAACCTGACCCACGAGGCCCGGCTGCGTCACCGCATCCGGGCCTCGTGACTGAGGAGAACAACAACCGTGCGCAAAGGCATACGCAACTGGGGACCGCCGCTTCTGCTGCTGGCCCCCAGCCTCGTCCTCGTCGCGATCTTCGTCTACGGGCTGATCATCGCGAACATCCAGGTGTCGATGACCGACCGCCATTCCCTCGCGGCGGAGGGCGCGTTCGTCGGTTTCGAGAACTACATCACGCTGCTCACCGAGGGCCGCTTCCTGCACTCGCTGCTGAATCTCGTGGTCTTCACTGTCGTCTTCATCGCCGGCACCATGATCTTCGGGTTCATCTGGGCCTGGCTTCTCGACAAGGGCGTCAAGGCCGAGGGCGTCTTCCGCTCGGTCTACCTCTTCCCCATGGCCGTCTCCTTCGTCGCATCCGGTGTCGTCTGGCGCTGGCTCCTCAACAGCGCCGAGGGTGACAGAGCGTCAGGGCTCAACAGGATGCTGCAGGCCGTCGGTCTCGACTTTCTGCAGAACTCGTGGTGGAACGAGCCGGTCTGGGGCATGGCCGCCATCGCCATGCCCGCGATCTGGCAGCTCTCCGGCTACATCATGGCCCTGTTCCTCGCCGGGTTCCGCGGCATCCCCGACGAGCTCCGGGAGGCAGCGCGCATGGACGGCGCGAGCGAATGGAAGCTGTATCGGCACGTGATCTTCCCGCAGCTGAGTCCCATCGCCCTCTCGGCGCTCATCATCGTGAGCCACATGTCGCTCAAGGTCTTCGACCTCATCATGGCCGTGACAAAGGCGATCTACCAGACCGAGGTCCCGGCGACCTACATGTGGATCGCGCTGACCTCGAACGACTACGCGAAGGCATCCGCGATCGCCACCGTGCTCCTTGTCATCGCGTCTCTGTTCATCATTCCGTACCTGATTCACACGATGCGTGAAGAGAAGAGGTCGTCATGAGCCAGGCAACCCAGACGGACCTCTCCAGCGGCGTCTCCACGCGAAAGATGGCTGGCGGCGCTCCGCAGCAGAAGGGCCCTCGGTTCGTTCTCGGCCGCACGGCCAAGTACGTGATCCTGATCGCCTTCGTCATCGTCGTGCTCATGCCGGTGTACGTGCTCCTGGTCACGAGCTTCAAGCCGCCCGCCGATGTCAATCCCGAGTCGTCCTGGGGCCTTCCGCTTCGCTGGCCGTGGGAGTCCGTCAACGGCGGGCCGACAGGGTTCGATAACTGGGTGACGGCGTGGGACGCCCTTGCTCCCGCGCTCGGCCGCACCTTCCTGCTCGCGATCCCTGCGGCTCTCATTGCGGCGATGCTCGGGTCCATGAACGGCTTCGTTCTGTCCCGCTGGCGTTTTCCCCACGCGAGCCTCGTGTTCACGCTGATCCTGTTCGGCATGTTCATTCCGTACCAGGCCGTGCTGACGCCGCTCGTCGAGATGAAGACAACGCTCGGCATGCCCAGCAACATCTTGACCCTTCTGATCGTGCACGTCATTTACGGTCTGCCGATCTGCACGCTCATCTTCCGCAACTACTACGAGGGCGTTCCGATCGAGCTCATGGAGGCCTCGAGAATGGATGGGGCGGGGATGCTGCGCAGCTATGCGTCGATCATCCTGCCGCTGTCGCTCCCGGGCTTCGTCGTCACGATCATCTGGCAGTTCACGAGTGCGTGGAACGACTACCTGTTCGCACTGTTCCTGACCGATGTTCAGGGCGGACCCGTGTCGCTCGCCCTGAACAACCTCGCGCAGGGAGCTCAGCTCGCCAACTACGGAGCCGCGATGGCGGGAGCGCTCATCGCATCGTTCCCGACGCTTGTCGTCTATATCATCCTCGGCAAGTACTTCATCGGCGGTCTCATGAGCGGCTCTGTGAAGAGCTGACGCACAAGCACATGCTGAGGGCCCCGCTTCCAACGAAGCGGGGCCCTC
This DNA window, taken from Paramicrobacterium agarici, encodes the following:
- the xylA gene encoding xylose isomerase; the encoded protein is MSLTPTRDDKFSFGLWTIGYNGTDPFGGPTRAPLDVVHGVEKLSELGAYGLTFHDDDLFAFGSTDAERQTQIDRLKQALADTGIVVPMVTTNLFSAPVFKDGGFTSNDRAVRRFALRKVLRNIDLAAELGAKTFVMWGGREGAEYDTAKDVQAALERYREAVNLLGQYVTDKGYDIRFAIEPKPNEPRGDILLPTLGHALAFIETLERPELVGINPEVGHEQMAGLNMTAGIAQALYQGKLFHIDLNGQRGIKYDQDLVFGHGDLQNAFSLVDLLENGGPNGGPAYDGPRHFDYKPSRTEDESGVWESAAANMRTYLLLKERAAAFRADPEVQEALKAARVDELSTPTLGDGESYDALLADRTSFEDFNADAYFNGKGFGFVKLQQLMVEHLMGARG
- a CDS encoding ABC transporter substrate-binding protein, translating into MRKRMSILAGALAVGLALTGCSSGGSGGSDPDNPDQVEVFTWWASGSEKAGLDALVEEFNSQYPDIEFINAAVAGGAGSNAKAALASRLESGNPPDTFQAHAGAELSDYIAAEQIQDLSNLYDELGLKDVFPADLIERLTVDGKIYSVPSNIHRANVTWVNTEVLESAGIDPMKAPESIDAWISDLQKVKDSGVDAPLAIGTEWTQMQLLENVLIADLGAEGYAGLWDGSTAWDSDGVKTAVDHYDQLMNFVNQDYAGLDWDAASQIVIDGNAAYNVMGDWAEAAFTQAGQTWGTEYTTWPTPGTDGVFDFLADSFTLPVGAPHEEAATDWLTTISSAEGQKAFNTVKGSIPARTDADPADYGEYQQSAMESFANDTIVSSLAHGAAAPIAWSSDISSAVGKFGSDRDKDALIQALVAAAESALS
- the xylB gene encoding xylulokinase, whose product is MALVAGVDSSTQSCKIVIRDAATGAVVRRGRASHPEGTEVAPAAWWTALREAIADGGGLADVSAISVAGQQHGMVALDAEGNVIRDALLWNDTRSADAARDLIAEVGAEEYARRVGVVPVASFTASKLRWLRDAEPENARRVAAVALPHDWLTWRLRGYGPAGDSPLGPDLSQLTTDRSDASGTAYWSAERGEYDTELFELALGHSAVLPRVLAPGETAGTTPEGVVVGAGAGDNAGAALGLGAVSGDVIVSIGTSGTVFAVTDTPARDASGTVAGFASADGAYLPLIATLNAARILDAVARLLDVDHAALGELALDAEPGANGLVLQPYFEGERTPNLPNATATLFGMTLSSATRPNLARAAVEGLLCGLADGLDAVRSQGVDSGRILMVGGAAQNPAVQQIAAQVFDVPVVVPEPGEYVADGAAAQAAWALAGERPSWPVSISATPAPDHRGVIRKQYAERA
- a CDS encoding LacI family DNA-binding transcriptional regulator is translated as MAPDTHRGRSGPTHPTMKHVAALAGVGLSTVSRVVNGDPHVSAAKSAAVHRAIDELGYRRNESARQFRTGATETVGLVIEDVTDPFFSQLTQSVEDVARDRGSMLLVASYRRENDRARQIVNSLSARRLEGIVVTPSERGDVSYYATALDSGLQMVFVDRPAPGDIADAVISDNRASSRDGVAHLIAQGHRRIACLTDRAHLYTVVERLGGYREALTAAGITYDPALVHSSVPEDGQHRVALARMLDSGDPPTAIFTCNNRATLSVLGALRHRPETPALLGFDDFELAESLTPGLSVIAQDPFAMGRIATEQLFQRIDGYRGPARTTLLPATLRARGSAERGPEH
- the chvE gene encoding multiple monosaccharide ABC transporter substrate-binding protein, which codes for MSITKKVLALGAVGLMAAGLAACSSEAEGSTEGGAVDCNVGISMPTRSLERWINDGEHLEKLLKDEGCTVDLQYADNKTNKQISQIQNQIAGGAKILVVAPIDGEVLSPVLSEAKKTQDAVVISYDRLINGTEDVDYYATFDNYRVGQLQGEFIEEQLGLADGEGPFNLEPFAGSPDDNNAKFFFSGAWDVLLPYVENGQLEVPSGKAPKSNDDWASIGIQGWASDKAQAEMDNRLTSFYTGDEKVDVVLSPNDSLAIGIEASLKSAGYTPGEDYPLITGQDADKANVKAILDDEQSMTVWKDTRQLGDTVRDMIMAIIAGDEVEVNDTETYDNGKKVVPSYLLEPQVVTKENVQEKLIDSGFIDASDVGL